A part of Numenius arquata chromosome 2, bNumArq3.hap1.1, whole genome shotgun sequence genomic DNA contains:
- the TBC1D30 gene encoding TBC1 domain family member 30 isoform X3, with translation MRFTFNERSNPDDDSMGIQIVKDLHRTGCSSYCGQEAEQDRVVLKRVLLAYARWNKSVGYCQGFNILAALILEVMEGNEGDALKIMIYLIDKVLPDSYFVNNLRALSVDMAVFRDLLRMKLPELSQHLDTLQRAANRESGGGYEPPLTNVFTMQWFLTLFATCLPNHTVLKIWDSVFFEGSEIILRVALAIWAKLGEQIECCETADEFYSIMGKLTQEMLEDSLIDSNELMQTVYTMAQFPFPQLAELREKYTYNITPFPAAVKSTSISGRLGRTRDSDEENDLDDEDSIANAIGCLGPLSGFLAPELQKYQKQMKDQNEEQSLGSSNIAELSPGAIDSCRSEYHAAFNSMMMERMTTDINALKKQYSRIKKKQQQQVHHVYIRADKGPVTSLLPSQVNHSPVINHLLLGKKMKLNNKSLKNAVIHIPSHATGKMSPIPQEDLKTKLNSPWRTHIRVHRKNIARAKGQLGYGDTIGLIDEQSESCKTNSPGAKEENSKHSDFGEREGGGLDDRTTRKADRRSSESFSTDSSTTMAAVQLKLEALELTSDNKTDTELASHHSGQPRLSESSSSSSDSGNRAKSPQPANPKPQVFNPFPSVKPLRKSATARNLGLYGPTERTPTVHFPQMSRSFSKSASGNSGTRKR, from the exons ATGCGTTTCACGTTCAATGAAAGAAGTAATCCTGATGATGACTCTATGGGCATCCAGATAGTAAAG gaCCTTCACCGAACTGGTTGCAGTTCTTACTGTGGCCAGGAGGCAGAGCAAGATCGAGTGGTATTAAAACGTGTTTTGCTGGCTTATGCCAGGTGGAATAAATCTGTTGGCTATTGTCAAGGATTTAACATACTAGCTGCACTTATTCTGGAAGTAATGGAGGGCAATGAAGGGGATGCCCTGAAA ATCATGATTTACCTAATTGATAAGGTGCTTCCTGATAGCTATTTTGTCAACAATCTCCGTGCTCTTTCTGTGGATATGGCTGTTTTCCGAGATCTTTTACGAATGAAGCTTCCTGAACTGTCCCAGCACTTAGACACCCTGCAAAGAGCTGCTAACAGAGAAAGTGGAG gaggataTGAACCCCCACTTACAAATGTCTTCACAATGCAGTGGTTTCTAACCCTCTTTGCCACTTGTCTGCCTAACCATACAGTTCTGAAGATCTGGGATTCGGTATTCTTTGAAGGCTCTGAAATTATACTGAGAGTGGCTTTGGCTATCTGGGCGAAGTTAGGAGA GCAAATAGAGTGTTGTGAAACTGCAGATGAGTTTTACAGTATCATGGGCAAGCTGACCCAGGAGATGCTGGAAGACAGTCTGATTGACAGCAATGAACTCATGCAG ACTGTTTATACCATGGCTCAGTTTCCCTTCCCACAGCTGGCAGAATTAAGGGAGAAATACACGTACAACATTACTCCTTTCCCTGCAGCAGTTAAATCAACTTCAATTTCAGG AAGGCTAGGCAGAACCAGAGACAGTGATGAGGAGAATGACCTAGATGATGAAGACTCAATTGCCAATGCAATTGGCTGTCTTGGACCATTAAGTGGGTTTTTGGCACCAGAGCTCCAAAAATACCAAAAACAGATGAAag ATCAGAATGAAGAACAAAGTCTGGGTTCCAGTAACATTGCAGAATTAAGCCCAGGAGCAATAGACTCTTGCCGAAGCGAGTATCACGCTGCTTTTAACAGCATGATGATGGAGCGTATGACCACTGATATTAATGCATTGAAAAAGCAATATTCCAGGATAAAGAAGAAGCAGCAACAGCAGGTTCACCATGTCTATATCAGAGCAG acaaaGGGCCAGTTACCAGCCTCCTCCCTTCTCAGGTAAACCATTCCCCGGTGATAAACCACCTGCTTTTAGGAAAGAAGATGAAACTGAATAACAAGTCTCTCAAAAATGCTGTTATTCACATCCCAAGTCATGCTACAGGGAAGATGTCTCCCATTCCTCAAGAAGatcttaaaacaaaactgaactccCCATGGCGCACTCACATACGAGTTCATCGGAAGAATATTGCAAGGGCCAAAGGCCAGCTGGGCTACGGGGACACCATAGGGCTAATAGATGAGCAGAGCGAGAGCTGTAAGACAAATAGTCCCGGTGCAAAGGAGGAGAATTCCAAACATTCTGActttggagaaagagaaggaggtggTTTGGATGACAGGACTACTCGGAAAGCGGACCGGCGGTCATCTGAGTCATTCTCTACGGACAGCAGTACAACCATGGCAGCGGTTCAGCTAAAGCTGGAAGCGCTGGAACTCACCTCAGATAACAAAACCGATACGGAGTTGGCATCCCATCACTCCGGCCAACCACGTTTATCGGAGTCCTCCAGCTCATCCAGCGACAGTGGGAACAGAGCTAAATCTCCCCAGCCAGCCAACCCAAAGCCGCAAGTCTTCAATCCTTTTCCCAGCGTCAAGCCTCTTCGCAAGTCAGCCACAGCCAGGAATTTGGGGCTGTATGGCCCCACGGAAAGAACGCCAACTGTCCACTTCCCACAGATGAGCAGAAGTTTCAGTAAGTCTGCCAGTGGCAACAGCGGGACCAGGAAACGATGA